TGAGCCCGCTGATGTCCTTGGGGTTCTTGATGAACTGCTGGATCGCCGGGATGATCACCGTCGAGGCGAAGTCCGGCCGGGTGTCGCGGTCGAGGAACTGGGCGATCTCGGTGGCCGAGCCGACCAGCTCGGCGGCCTTCTTCTGCAAGGCGGTGTAGCCGCTGACGTCGGCGCTGCTGTTGGCGACGAGGGTGGCCGGGTCGTTCTTCACCGTGATGTTCGCGGCGTCCTTGCCGCCCACGTACTCCAGCAGCTTCCTGGCGTTGGCCTCGTTCTTGGGCTTGCGGGCCATCATGTAGCCGTCGATCGGCGCGTCCAGCGCCTTGGCCCCGATCGCCGGGTCGATCTCCGGGAAGGTGAAGAAGTCGAGGTCGCTCTGCTCCTCGTTGCTGAACTGCTGGCCGACGAAGAGGCCGAGCAGGTACATGCCGCTCTTCTTCTGCTGAAGCGACTGCGCCGCCTCCTGCCAGGTGCGGCCGAGGCTGTCCGGCTGGTGCAGGGGGAGCAGACCGGCCCAGGTGTCGAAGACCTTCTTGACCTTGTCGGAGGTCCAGGCCTCCTTGCCGGCCATCAGGTCGATGTGGAACTGGTAGCCGTTGATCCGCAGGTTGAGGATGTCGAAGGTGCCCATCGCCGGCCAGCCGTCCTTGTCGGCGAACGCGATCGGGGTGAGGCCGTCCCTCTTCATCTGCGCGCTGAGCGCGGTGAGCTGGTCCAGGGTCGTGGGCACCTGGTAGCCGTACTGCTGCCACACCGACTTGCGGTAGAACATCGCCCACGGGTAGTACGACGAGGGCACGAAGTACTGCTTGTCGTCGTCCCCCGTGGACGCCTTCTTGAAGGCGTCGGAGAAGCCGGAGAGCTTGCCCCACACGTCGCTGATGTCGCTGGCCAGGCCCTTGGCGGCGAAGAAGCGCATCCGGTATCCGGCGAACCACATGTAGACGTCGTCCGGCTTGCCCTGCAGGTAGTTGTTGATGTTCTCCTGGTACGTGTTGTGGTCGACCGTGTTGATCGCTGGCGTGATGCCGGACGCGGTCTTGAACCCGTCCATGACCTTGGCGGTGACGTCCTTGGGCTTCGGGTCGGACTGGTTCGAGCCGACTGACACGTCCTTCGAGTCCGACCCGGAACCGGAGTCGTCGCCGCAGCCGGCGAGCAGGCCGGTGCCGAGCAGCGCACCGGTGCCGGCAGCGCCGGCCAGCAGTGAGCGTCGGTTGAGGCCGGCGACCGAGGGTGGTACGAGCCGAGCCAGGTACTCGGCTTGGGATTGGGGACGGGACATCTGTGCCTCCTGCGGGTGAAGAGGTGCTACGCCCAAGCGTCATCAGGGTGGTGAAGGCAGAGCGGCCGTCGTGGTCAGCGATCGGGATTCACCGAGAACCCACATTGACGAACACGAACGGCCATTGGGGGCTCAAAGTACCGCTCCGAGGGGCGCTGTCAAGAGGGCGTTCCGCCTCCGCTAACCCAGTTGTGACATGGCTGTTACGAGGTAAACGTTGGAAAAAAATCCATGTTGGAACCTGTTGACTTGCGTGTCCGGGCCGGTGCACCCTCAGCTCTCATGCGGCGATGGCAGGGTGACGGCATCTATTTCGGCGGCGACTACAACCCCGAGCAGTGGCCCCGGCAGACCTGGTCCGAGGACATCGAGCTGATGCGCCGGGCCGGGGTCAACCTGGTCTCGGTCGGCATCTTCTCCTGGGCCCTGCTGGAGCCCACACCGGGCCGGTTCGAGTTCGGATGGTTGGACCGGGTGCTGGACCTGCTGCACGACGGCGGCATCCAGGTCGACCTCGCCACCGCCACCGCCAGCCCACCGCCGTGGCTGGCTCGCGCGCACCCGGAGACGTTGCCCCGCCGCGCCGACGGCGCGATCCTCTGGCCCGGCGGACGACAGGCGTACTGCCCCAGCTCAGCGGTGTTCCGGGAGCGGTCGCTGGAGCTGGTGCGAGCGGTCGCCGGCCGGTACGCCGAGCACCCGGCCGTGGTGATGTGGCACGTCTCCAACGAGTTGGGCTGCCACAACGTGCACTGCTACTGCGACGTCAGCGCCGAGGCGTTCCGCGGCTGGCTGCGGGCGCGCTACGGCGACCTGGACCAGCTCAACGACGCCTGGGGCACCGCGTTCTGGAGCCAGCGCTACGGCGACTGGGCCGAGATCAACCCGCCGCGTACCGCGCCGACCTTCGCCAACCCCACGCAGCAACTCGACTTCCTGCGCTTCTCCTCCGACGAGCAGCGCGCCCAGCTCCGCGCCGAACGGGAGGTGCTGCGGACGTTGGTCCAGCAGCCGGTCACCACCAACTTCATGATCGGCATGGGCGTCAAGCACATGGACTACCACTCGTGGGCCGACGACGTGGACCTCGTCTCCAACGACCACTACCTGACCGCAGCCGACCCGCAGGGACATCTCGGGCTGGCGCTCGCCGCCGACCACACCCGGGGCGTCGCCGGCGGTGACCCGTGGCTGCTCATGGAGCACTCCACCAGCGCGGTCAACTGGCAGCCGCGCAACGTGGCCAAACTTCCCGGACAGCTGCGCCGCAACAGCCTGGCGCACGTCGCCCGGGGCGCGGACGGCGTGCTGTTCTTCCAGTGGCGCGCCTCCCGGGCCGGCGCCGAGAAGTTCCACTCCGCGCTGGTGCCGCACGCCGGGCCGGACACCAAGGTGTTCCGCGAGGTCTGCCAGCTCGGCGCGGACCTGAAGGCGCTGGCCGAGGTGCGCGGCAGTCGGGTGGACGCCGAGGTGGCGGTCCTGTTCGACTGGGACGCGTGGTGGGCGGTCGAGTTGGATTCACACCCCAGCGCCGACGTCACCTACGCCGACCGGCTGGGCGCCCTCCACGGGGCGCTGTGGCGGGCCGGCGTGACCGCCGACATCGTGCACCCGTCGGCGGACCTCAGCGGCTACCGACTGGTCCTGGCACCGACCCTCTACCTGGTGCGGGACGCCGACGTCGAGGCGCTGCACCGCTACGTCGAGGGCGGTGGCACCGCCGCCGTCACCTACTTCAGCGGCATCGTCGACGCGAACGACCACATCCGGCTGGGCGGTTACCCGGGCGCGTTCCGTGAGCTGCTCGGCGTACGGACCGAGGAGTTCTTCCCGCTGCGGGAGGGCGAACAGGTCCGGCTCGACGACGGGAGCACCGCGGACGTGTGGACCGAGTGGCTGCACCCCGAGGGCGCCGAGGTGCTGGCGTCGTACACCGATGGGCCCTTGCCGGGTGTGCCGGCGCTGACCCGCCACCGGGTCGGCGACGGCGCCGCCTGGTATGTCGGCACCCGGCTGGACGAGCCGGCCACCGACCGGTTGGTCGCCCGACTCGTCGACGAGGCAGGTGTCCGCCCGGCCGCGTCGGCGCCGTCCGGTGTGGAGGTTGTCCGTCGACGCGACGGCGACCGGAGCTGGCTGTTCGTCATCAACCACACCGATGCCGAGGTGCGGCTCCCGGTGCGCGGCACGGAGTTGCTGACCGGGGCGCACTGCGCCGGTGAGCTGACCCTGCCGGCCGGTGAGGTGGCGGTCGTCCGGGAGGATCGGGCCGACGACCCGGCCTGACCCCGGCGACAGCCACGGCACGAAGGAGGTTCCCCAGATGCTCGCCCAGCAGCGGCAGACCGCCATCCTCGATCTGATCCGCCAACGCGGCGGCGTGCGGGTCAGCCACCTGGTCAGCCGGTTCGGTGTCTCCGACATGACGATCCGGCGCGACCTGGAGGTGCTGGCCGAGCGCGGTCTGGTGGACAAGGTGCACGGCGGGGCGACGCTCGCCGGGCCGGGTTCGGCCGAGGAGCCAGGCTTCGCGGCGAAGTCGATCCGCCAGCAGGCGGAGAAGCGGGCCATCGCCGAGCGCGCGGCAAGAATGGTGGAGCCGGGGATGGCCATCGCGCTCTCCGCCGGCACCACCACCGCCGCGCTGGCCACCCTGCTCTCCGACGTACGCGGGCTGACCGTGGTGACCAACTCCATCCCGGTGGCCGACGCGCTCTACCAGAACCCGCGCGCGGACCAGACCGTCGTGTTGACCGGTGGCATCCGCACCCCGTCGGACGCGTTGACCGGGCCGGTGGCCGAGGCGGCGATCAGCGCGCTCAACGTCGACCTGCTCTTCCTCGGTGTGCACGGGCTCAGCCCCCGCACCGGACTCACCACGCCGAACCTGCTGGAGGCCGGTGTCAACCGCTGCCTGATCGGCGCGGCGCGTCGGCTCGTGGTGCTCGCCGACCACACCAAGTGGGAGATCATCGGTATCGCCACCATCGCCCCGCTGGAGGCCGCCGACGTGCTGATCACCGACCGTGGCCTGCCGGCGGAGGCGCGTGCCGCGATCGGCGAGCAGGTCGGTGAGCTGGTGATCGTGGAACCCGACTAGGCCGCGCGCAGGCAGGGTCGTCCGGGCATCGGACGTCGCGAGGGGCCCGCGCTTCACAGCCACCTCACAGGGGTGCTGGATAGGGTGCCGTTCGAGTCAACGTCCGACTCCAGCCTGGAGCGGTCGGCGTCGCACAGGAGTTTCGATGGTCTTCAAGAAGATGTTGAGCGCGTTCGGTGTCGGCGGTCCCAGTGTGGACACCGTGCTGACCAACCCCAACACCCGGCCCGGCCTGACCCTCGACGGGCAGGTCAACCTCGTCGGCGGCGACGCCGAGGCAGCCATCGAGCAGGTGGTCATCGGGCTGGTCACCCGGGTCGAGGTCGAAGGACACGACACCGAGTACGCGGGCACGATGGAGTTCCACCGGATGGCGGTCAGCGGAGCGCTCAAGCTCGCCCCGAAGCAGCAGCTCTCCATCCCGTTCCAACTGCCGGTGCCGTGGGAGACCCCGATCACCGATGTGTACGGCCAGCGCCTGCACGGGATGACGATGGGCCTGCGCACCGAGCTGGCGATCGCCCGCGCCGTCGACAAGAGCGACCTGGACCAGGTGGCCGTGCACCCCTTGCCGGTGCACGAGCGGATCCTGGAGGCGTTCCAGCGGCTCGGCTTCCGGTTCAAGCACGCCGACCTGGAGCGGGGCCACATCCGTGGTGTCCAGCAGACGTTGCCGTTCTACCAGGAGATCGAGTTCTTTGCCTCCCCGCAGTACGCGAGCACGATCAGGGAGGCCGAGCTGACCTTCGTGACCAGTCAGCGCGGCGTGGAGGTCATCCTGGAGTGCGACAAGCGCGGCGGTTTCCTCAGCGCCGGGCACGACGCCTTCGGCCGCTACCAGGTGTCGCACACCGACGCCGACCGGGTGGACTGGGCGCAGGTCGTCGACGGCTGGCTGCGCGAGACCACCTCCCGCTACGGCAGCCTCCGCTCCCAGTACGGCCCTAGCCACGGTCACAGCCGGGGGCACGGGATGGGCGGCATGGTGGCCGGTGCGGCCCTCGGCGTCGCGGGCGGCATGATCGCCGGCGAGATGATCGAGGATGCGTTCGAGGGTGACTTCGGCGGCGACTTCGGCGGCGACGAGTAGTCGTCCAGACACGACGATGGCCTCCGGGAAGTACTCCCGGAGGCCATCGTGCGCTGTGCTCGCGCTACCCGCTTAGTGGCGGGCCTTGCGCTCCTCGCTGCTGCGCCAGTTGCTGCCGGCCTTGGCCAGGCCCCGGCTACCGAGGTAGCCGAGCGTCAGCAGGGTGATCAGGAACCAGGCGTTGTCGGCCCGGAAGATGTCCACCCCGGCGGAGTTCTTTCCGACGACCTGCGACGCGCCCAGTACGGCGGCCACCGCGATCAGGTAGATCCAGAACTCGGTGGTCTTGAACGCCTGCTTGGTCTCCGTACCAGGTGCCTGCATGTCGTTGCGACGTCCGTCGCGCATGGCCGGCATCTGCTGGGTGGGCATGTCCCGCATCGAGGCGGGGTTCTGCGGGTCGTTCATCGGCCGGTTCATCGGCCGGGTGGAAGCAGCCTGCGTGCTCATCTGGTCCTCCTCAGGATGCGATGAGTCGTACCTGCATTCCCTCGCCCCGCTACCGCGTTTCGGCCACGGCACGGTTCGCTTTCGTGGCGGGGACAACCCCCGACTACCCGAGGCCCGGGAGCAGGTAACACCGATCGCCGGCCGGAAAATCCGGCCGGCGATCAGGTAGGACGGCGGGTCAGCGCAGGCCGTTGCGGATCGCGACGCTCACCAACAGGTCCGGGTCGTCGGTGATGATGCCGTCGACACCCAGGTCGATCACCCGCTGCATGACCGCGGCGTCATCAACGGTGTACGGGATCACCTTCAGGCCGTCCCGCGTCTGAAGGGTCCGGACGTCCGGTCCGTGGAAGTACGCCGGGTTCTCCCGCAGGTACCAGTCCGCCGAGGCGACAGTGCCCTGCTTGGGGTCGTGCACCTGCCAGTTGGCCGAGACCGTGCCCGCACCGGCGGCCAGGGTCAGCTTGCCCAGGTCCTGGTGCTTCCACCAGTCCAGTCCACCGGTCCACGGGCTCTTCACCGACGGGTTCCCGTACACCGCCTGCAACGAGCACTCGTCGGCGAGGGACGTGCACTCGGCCGGGCCGTACTGCCAGACCAGCGCGACCGTACCGATCCGCCGGTCGAGCTGCCGCGCGTACGTGATGGTGCGCCAGTCGAACGACTGGATGGTGGCCCGGTTGGTGAAGCCGGCGAGCTGGATGGCGTCGACGAGCTTGCGGGTGAAGCTGCGGTACGGCTCGGTGTCGTTCACCACCGGGCTGATCTTCGTTTCGATGTTCATTCCGATGTCGGTGCGACCACTCGCCTTCACCAGGGCGAAGACCTCGTCCAGGGTCGGGATCCGGGCACCCGGTGCGGGCACCTGCGCGGGCAGTTCGGGCAGCGTCCTCGTGCCGCAGTCGACGGTCTTGAGCTGCGCCAGGGTCAGTTCGTGCACCGGCTTGCCGACGTACGGGAATTTCCGGTCTCCCGGGCGCACCGGGGCGGTGTCGACGCAGTGCGACCCGTTGACGGTGCGGTCGTGCAGCACCACGAGCCTGCCGTCGGCGGTCACGCCGGTGTCCAATTCCAGCGTGGAGATGGCCCGGTTGGACAACGCGTTCGAGAAGGCCGGCAGGGTGTTCTCCGGACGGGTGGCCCGACCGCCCCGGTGCGCCTGGATGTCGAACGGCGCCGTGTACGCCTTCGGCAGCCGGTAGCCGCGCTGCGCCAGCAGGCCACGCAACCGGTCCGGGTAGTCGGTGATCATGCCGTCCACGCCGTCGTCGATCAGCTTCGCCATGGTCGGCACGTCGTCGACGGTCCACGGGATCACCTTGATCCCGTAGCGGTGCGCCTGGGCGACCATCTCCCTGGTGACGTACGGCTGGTAGCCGGGGTCGGTGACAGTGCCGTTCTGCGGGAAGCCGTGCACCGGTGAGAAGGCGCTCGCGCCGAAGCTGCGGATCGCCCTGATCGGGTCGCCGCCGAAGTCGTCGATGTCCAGCCCGCCCAGCCACGGCGAGGCGCCCGGCTGTCCGGTCTGGAGGAAGTCGTAGTTGGTCAGGGCGACCAGCGGCAACTTCGGTTCGACCTGGCGCATGCGCATCAACGCGCCCCAGTCGAAGCTCTGGATGGTGACCTGCTTGAGCAGCCCGGCGGCGCGGATCTCGGCTGCGGTGACCCGGACGAACTGGTCGCGGGGCGCGGTCTCGGTCGGCGCGCCCGCCTCCACCTTGGTCTCGACGTTGAGCTTCACGTCCTTCGCCCGATAGCGGTTGACGAGCGCGAAGACCTCACGTAGCAACGGCATCCGGGCACCCGGGACGGCGAGCTGGCCGGGCTTGTCCGGCAGGCTCTTCGAGCCGCAGTCCAGCGAGCGCACCTGGGCCACGGTGAGCGTGTTGACGTACTTCCCGACGTACGGGAACTCCGGGTCGCCGGGCGTCACCGCGGCGGTGTCGACGCACTTGGCGCCACTGATCTTCCGGTCGTGGGTGACGACGGCCTGACCGTCCTCGGTGATCTGCACGTCCAGTTCGAGGGTGGTCACCCCGAGCTGGAGGGCGTTGCCGAAGGAGGCGAGGGTGTTCTCCACCCGCAGCCCGAGGCCGCCCCGGTGGGCCTGCACGTCGAATGTCCGGTCCGGGCGCGGTTTCGCCTGGGCGGGCACCGCGAACCCGGTCGTCACCGTCGCGGCCACCAGGGCCGCGACGGCGGTACGGCGTACTGTGCGCACGCTGTCATCCCCTCTGCCGGCGGGCATCTCCCACCGGTCGCCGGACAGCATGGACATCTCGGACTGCGGGCAGGCGGCCAGTGGACGGCGCGACGGTGAACCGCCGTGGACGACCTCCCGGTCACGCCGGGTTTGGTCGGCGGGTGGCCGGGCAAGCAGTCAGTTCCACAGCTTCTGCGAGGTGATGATCGTGCGTGAGGACGACATGCGGCAGGACGCCGCCCGCCAGGCCGAGGATCGGATCGCCGGAGGCGTGTACGGCAAGGGAGCCGTCGAAGAGGTGACGGTGCCCCGCACCGATGTGCTGAGCGAGATTCAGCGCGACGACCCGCTCGACCCGGCGCACGAACGGATCGATCCGCAGGTGCTGCGCGACGGCGGCCCGGTCGGCGGGCAGGGCGCGGTGACCACCACCGGTGGCACCGCCGGTCCGGCGAGCGTACGCAGGGTGGCCCGGCAGCCGGAGCGACACCCGGGCAAGGTCGCCCCGACCACGACCGGCGACGCCACCACCGGCGGTCTGAGCACCCCGATGGGCGGGAGCACCAGCGACCAGTCCACGTCCGCGACCGGACCCGCCAAGTCCACCCAGGATCACGCCGGCGACTAGAGCGGAACCCCGCCGTGATCATGAGGTTGGCGTGGCTGTCGGAGATCACAGTCCACGCCAACCTCATGATCGACGCAGGGGTTGGCCGGGAGGCCGTGGGGGATCAGCTTGTGGGGCGCAGGATGCCCAGGCGTTGGGTGGCTCGGGTGAGCGCGACGTACAGGTCGCTGCGCCCACGCGGCGACTCGGCCACCATCCGGTCCGGGTCGACGACCAGCACCGAGTCGAACTCCAACCCCTTGGCCTGCGCCACGGTCAGCACCACGACCCGGCTCTCCAGCTCGGGGTGCTCGCCCACGGCGGCCTCCGGCAGGGCTGCGGTCACTGCCGCACCCAACTCACCCACCCGGCCGGCCGGCACCAGCACGCCGAGCCGACCCTCGGTCAACCGGGCCGCCTCGCGGGCGGCTTCGGCGACCAGCTCCGCCGCCAACCGCTCGTCGGGCACCGCGCGGTCCCACGGGGGTACGCCGCTCTCCCGCACCGAACGCGGCGGACGCAGCGCCGGGTCGATCTCCGCCAGCACCTCGGCGGCGACCGCCATGATCTCGGCAGGGGTGCGGTAGCTGACCGTCAACTCGGTCAGCCGCCACCGCTGGGCGACGTACGGGGCGAGGGCGTCCGCCCAGGAGGGCGTGCCGCTGAGCGCGCCGGTCTGTGCGACGTCCCCGACGATCGTCATCGACCGGCTCGGGCAGCGGCGCATCAGCAGCCGCCACGCCATTGGCGAGAGCTCCTGTGCCTCGTCCACGATGACGTGGCCGAACGCCCAGGTCCGGTCGGCGGCGGCCCGCTGCGCGGTGGTGAGGCGGTCGGCCTCCTCCTGCCGCTCCAGCAGCCGGTCCGCGTCGATCAGGTCGGTGACG
This portion of the Micromonospora zamorensis genome encodes:
- a CDS encoding ABC transporter substrate-binding protein, whose protein sequence is MSRPQSQAEYLARLVPPSVAGLNRRSLLAGAAGTGALLGTGLLAGCGDDSGSGSDSKDVSVGSNQSDPKPKDVTAKVMDGFKTASGITPAINTVDHNTYQENINNYLQGKPDDVYMWFAGYRMRFFAAKGLASDISDVWGKLSGFSDAFKKASTGDDDKQYFVPSSYYPWAMFYRKSVWQQYGYQVPTTLDQLTALSAQMKRDGLTPIAFADKDGWPAMGTFDILNLRINGYQFHIDLMAGKEAWTSDKVKKVFDTWAGLLPLHQPDSLGRTWQEAAQSLQQKKSGMYLLGLFVGQQFSNEEQSDLDFFTFPEIDPAIGAKALDAPIDGYMMARKPKNEANARKLLEYVGGKDAANITVKNDPATLVANSSADVSGYTALQKKAAELVGSATEIAQFLDRDTRPDFASTVIIPAIQQFIKNPKDISGLTSSIENQKKSIFTD
- a CDS encoding beta-galactosidase: MRRWQGDGIYFGGDYNPEQWPRQTWSEDIELMRRAGVNLVSVGIFSWALLEPTPGRFEFGWLDRVLDLLHDGGIQVDLATATASPPPWLARAHPETLPRRADGAILWPGGRQAYCPSSAVFRERSLELVRAVAGRYAEHPAVVMWHVSNELGCHNVHCYCDVSAEAFRGWLRARYGDLDQLNDAWGTAFWSQRYGDWAEINPPRTAPTFANPTQQLDFLRFSSDEQRAQLRAEREVLRTLVQQPVTTNFMIGMGVKHMDYHSWADDVDLVSNDHYLTAADPQGHLGLALAADHTRGVAGGDPWLLMEHSTSAVNWQPRNVAKLPGQLRRNSLAHVARGADGVLFFQWRASRAGAEKFHSALVPHAGPDTKVFREVCQLGADLKALAEVRGSRVDAEVAVLFDWDAWWAVELDSHPSADVTYADRLGALHGALWRAGVTADIVHPSADLSGYRLVLAPTLYLVRDADVEALHRYVEGGGTAAVTYFSGIVDANDHIRLGGYPGAFRELLGVRTEEFFPLREGEQVRLDDGSTADVWTEWLHPEGAEVLASYTDGPLPGVPALTRHRVGDGAAWYVGTRLDEPATDRLVARLVDEAGVRPAASAPSGVEVVRRRDGDRSWLFVINHTDAEVRLPVRGTELLTGAHCAGELTLPAGEVAVVREDRADDPA
- a CDS encoding DeoR/GlpR family DNA-binding transcription regulator, with amino-acid sequence MLAQQRQTAILDLIRQRGGVRVSHLVSRFGVSDMTIRRDLEVLAERGLVDKVHGGATLAGPGSAEEPGFAAKSIRQQAEKRAIAERAARMVEPGMAIALSAGTTTAALATLLSDVRGLTVVTNSIPVADALYQNPRADQTVVLTGGIRTPSDALTGPVAEAAISALNVDLLFLGVHGLSPRTGLTTPNLLEAGVNRCLIGAARRLVVLADHTKWEIIGIATIAPLEAADVLITDRGLPAEARAAIGEQVGELVIVEPD
- a CDS encoding sporulation protein, with the translated sequence MVFKKMLSAFGVGGPSVDTVLTNPNTRPGLTLDGQVNLVGGDAEAAIEQVVIGLVTRVEVEGHDTEYAGTMEFHRMAVSGALKLAPKQQLSIPFQLPVPWETPITDVYGQRLHGMTMGLRTELAIARAVDKSDLDQVAVHPLPVHERILEAFQRLGFRFKHADLERGHIRGVQQTLPFYQEIEFFASPQYASTIREAELTFVTSQRGVEVILECDKRGGFLSAGHDAFGRYQVSHTDADRVDWAQVVDGWLRETTSRYGSLRSQYGPSHGHSRGHGMGGMVAGAALGVAGGMIAGEMIEDAFEGDFGGDFGGDE
- a CDS encoding glycerophosphodiester phosphodiesterase family protein, which codes for MRTVRRTAVAALVAATVTTGFAVPAQAKPRPDRTFDVQAHRGGLGLRVENTLASFGNALQLGVTTLELDVQITEDGQAVVTHDRKISGAKCVDTAAVTPGDPEFPYVGKYVNTLTVAQVRSLDCGSKSLPDKPGQLAVPGARMPLLREVFALVNRYRAKDVKLNVETKVEAGAPTETAPRDQFVRVTAAEIRAAGLLKQVTIQSFDWGALMRMRQVEPKLPLVALTNYDFLQTGQPGASPWLGGLDIDDFGGDPIRAIRSFGASAFSPVHGFPQNGTVTDPGYQPYVTREMVAQAHRYGIKVIPWTVDDVPTMAKLIDDGVDGMITDYPDRLRGLLAQRGYRLPKAYTAPFDIQAHRGGRATRPENTLPAFSNALSNRAISTLELDTGVTADGRLVVLHDRTVNGSHCVDTAPVRPGDRKFPYVGKPVHELTLAQLKTVDCGTRTLPELPAQVPAPGARIPTLDEVFALVKASGRTDIGMNIETKISPVVNDTEPYRSFTRKLVDAIQLAGFTNRATIQSFDWRTITYARQLDRRIGTVALVWQYGPAECTSLADECSLQAVYGNPSVKSPWTGGLDWWKHQDLGKLTLAAGAGTVSANWQVHDPKQGTVASADWYLRENPAYFHGPDVRTLQTRDGLKVIPYTVDDAAVMQRVIDLGVDGIITDDPDLLVSVAIRNGLR